In Gadus morhua chromosome 2, gadMor3.0, whole genome shotgun sequence, the DNA window AGCTGGTGCGCAATTGTGTTTCTGATTACAGGTCTAGGCACTCACCGCTTTTCCAGCGCTACCAGATTTCCTGAATAAACAGGACAGCCATTTGATGTACTCTCCCCTGACCTTTGAGGTATAACAACATAACTTTGATTAACAAAATATTGTTTATAGTCTTAACTGACTGACAAACATAGCACATATTgcaagctgtttttttttaattgagtaGTGAATTAGGTATATTAGATAGTTTCCACATCGGTTGTATTTTCAATATTTGTTTTCCTACATAATGCTATAAATGCTAATCACATCACAATTATCAATGTACCCTTTTTGATAAACATTGTCCTGTTCTTACTGTCCTGTATAAAGATGAACCATAACAAGGGTTCTTGATTTGGACTCACCTCCTTGTTGAGTAGACAGTGCACAATGAAGAGGAAGGTGCCCTGCTGGGAGTTGAGCAGGATGAAGAGCACCTGGAAGAAGAGGTTGGCCTGGTACAGACCCAGGACCCATGTACAGCCCAGGATGACGGACTGGGCCAGGATCTTGAACACGATCAACCTGCAGAGACGTTCAAGAGAGGCACAGCAAAGTGGATCAGGTACAGTGCGCTCCCTCTGGACCAACCACGTTACTGCACCCCCATTGGCTGGTATAGTTCCAGATAATGAAATTACAgacaaccagacagacagagataacaGAATCTGGTTTAACCTGGTGTCGTTGGACTGCGACACGTCACTCTTCATGCTGGCCAGGGTGGGTCTCAGGCACACCAGGGTGGCAAAGAACAGCACCAAGTTCATCTTCAACGACACAAAGGCACATTTTAGAGGAGCACACATGTTAACCTATTGCATTATCTCTAGGGGAAAGGCTCAGAGAAGAGAATATCTTGGAATGGGCACAGAGAAGCAAAGGATCTCCCATGCTGGCACACCGCcccaccaaacaaacaaacgttgGCCAACATCTTTCAACATGTTGGCCAAACATCCCCTGACAGCTACCAAGGAAAACAAACTAAAAACAATTTCTGGATACTGCATTACAGAATAACAAGTCACTGGTTGCTAATGCTATGTGTCGATGTGTGTCCCATCTCACAGTGTAAcagaaatacaaatacaaataaagccAATGTACTCACACCAAGGAGAGCGACCACAGGCCCTGTCAGACCCCCAGTTGAAGCTGCGTTCTGTGGATAGCCAGCAACTACAGAGTTATTAgaacaagtgtgtgtatgtcatgaATGTACATATCGATACACATGGTCATATTTGTGTGGGTCACTGGCAGTGCTACTCACACTTGTGAGTCAGTGGCGCCATATCCATCAGAGAATACCACGGCAGACACACCCAGAATCACAAACGGTGAGCCATAGCCAATCAGGTACAGCACTGGTGTAGGGAGGCCGTCCCTCTGGATGACCTGGACCTTGGAAAGTCTCCGGACCAGCAGGAAGAGCTGCAGGGCCTCCAGGAGCATCCAGGAGAAACTGGCCAGAATCAGGAAGTGGAGCACGCCGGCCATGACTTTACAAGCCACCTACAGAGACGACCAGGTTCAAGGTATTTAACCGACCCTCCTCTATGCTCTATATCCTCCCTACATCCTTATATGGCCTACCTTTCTACAACCTAATATTCTAGGGCCTACCTTCTTACTACCTTTCCTTACATGGCCTATCCTTCTATGGCCTTGCTAGTTGCAACTGGTTACAAAAGTTAGAAAgtagaaaaaacagaaaaaaagtcTGGACCATGGCCTGCATTTGTGATTATGAAACATTTGGTCAGGCCCCTTGTAAAATATAACGCTAACAAGGCAATACCTCAAAAGATAAGAATTTCCTCCCTCCCAATCAACACTAAGATGCCCTCAGGGTACCATGGGGAGAGCATATATCCACCCAGGCGGTGGATCTGTTCCCCTACTGTGTGAACAAACACCTTAGCCTCAACGTATCGGTCCATCCAGAGCATCAGGAAGTGGGAGGAGGCGAGGCTGATGCAGAGGTGCAGACGGGCTGTGTTGTTGATCTTGGCATTCCAGCTGCACAGGAGGAAGGTCACGATAGCCAGCGCAAAGAAGAACAGGCCGatggtcacacacactctgttcaGCCACTCCAGGAAGGGGTTCGCTGGAGGAGGCTGTTGAGGAACAAGAAAAGATAATGTGAATGGTTTGTCTGTAAAATCATCACTGCTTGTAATTTGGCCATGAAACAAAACTAACAACATTTGGTCTGGAGGGATTGCAGGGGCAAATTGAGATTGGTTTGGATTGTTTTCTTTAGTAATTATTCACTATTTTTACCAAAGTATATCTGACAGAAATCTGTCTCTCTTGCCAGTGTGGCAGGTCTGGGAGGGGTTGTTTGCATAAGTGCTGATGTGGTTCATCTGTGCAGGTGTGGCCTACAGGCTGGGCTTTGACAAACTTTCTCTCTGACTTCAATGAGTGAGATCTCAACTGTAAAACCATTTGTTGTATTAGCGACCTGTTTTGTATCGTATGTGTCACAACATTGGAACAGTTTCTGCATCAAACCAGGCAGGCATGGACACCTGTCATTCTTGCTCCTGTTGCTCTCTTGTTGAAAATACACATCTGTCAGCTAGAAGAGGAAAAGACGGCGTCCACAGAGAACACAGACGACACATTGAGCAGTCGACCTGCCTCAGGGTGGGCTGCTTGGTACGTACGTCTCCGATCTGCAGGATAAGAGCGAAGGTGGAGAGGTGGGAACAGCTGCAAATGGTGTGGTTCTCATCGGAGTACGTCACCCAACATCCCTTTACCGACCAGCGGCTGGCCTCTGCCTCCTTGTCCGCGGAGGCATCCACCTTCACGGCCGTCTGGTCTTTCCCTTCCCAGTACACACAGGTCACCAGGCCAGCCTCCGATTTCTGAGgttgcaaaaaaacaaagagtaaAGAACTGATATCGCTTCATGGATGATGATGGATGGAGGTAAAATATtttgaatggatggatggaggtgtGGATACATGGATGGAGGTACAGAGGGATGGGTGGATGAGTTGAAGCGCATTCTGTGTGACGGTTCACCTTCTTGTGCTGGATGGTGAAGTTGACGGGTTGGGAGAGGTTGGAGTGCTTGGTTTTGGGTAGGAAGGCGGTGATGATGTCCGAGTTCATCTCAGTCTTGTTCTCGGTCTTGAAGAAGCCGGGAATGAGAAGCCTATCAATGTCGCGGAGGGTGAgtactgcagctgctgccgaTCCTGCAAAAAAGGGTCAGTTATATTTCATTATAAAAGTAGCTTAATATTTATACTTTTTGGCCGTATTCTACTGCTGCATGTTCTCCACACTTCACACCTACGTTCATCACTTCAACTGATCACAACTTAacccattattttttttatttccctaCTTGAATGCATTTTGGCACAATTTTATGGTCCTCAAATAGaccaaggcaaggcaaggcaattttatttgtatagcacatTTCATACACCAATGGcaattcaaagtgctttacatagAGCATAAGAAATACAAAACAGGGAGAATAGATAAGAGAATACAAATGAGCATAAAagataaaaagtaataaaaataGAGGGTatataaagataaaagataaaaataaataagaatatagCTCAAAATAAAGGAGTGAATCAAAGCGCTAGTGTTGTAGTCGAAAATAATAGAGTGAAACAAAGTGCTAGTGTTTAGTCGAAGGCACTGGAGAACATGAAGGTTTTAAGCCTGGTTTTGAAGGTATTTAGAGTTTCGGCTTGTTTTAGTTcatcagggagtttattccgcTTGCACGAGGCAGAATAACTAAAAGCTGCTTCACCGTGTTTTGTTTTCACTCTTGGAGTGATTAATAGACTGGTCCCAGCTGACCTTAGGGGTCTAGCTGGAGTATAAGGTGAAAGGAGGTCTGACATGTATTTTGGCCCGAGACCATTTAGCGATTTATAGACTATTAGGAGTACTTTGAATTCAATCCTCTGACAGACTGGTAACCAGTGTAGAGATCtgagaataggtgtaatatgttcaaatatttttgtttttgttaggaCTCTAGCAGCAGCgttttgaacaagttgcaattTACGAACAGCTCCTTTAGAAAGGCCTGTCAAAAGACCATTACAATAATCAAGCCTACTCGAAAATAAATGCATGGATGAGCTTTTCATGGTCTTGTTTAGACATGAAGCCTCTAATTCTTGCTATATTTTTCAGGTGATAGTAGCCTGATTTGGTTATTGAGTTTATGTGGCTGTTGAAATTTAGATCAGAATTACACCAAGATTTCTAACCTGGTTTTTagtttgaagagagagagaatcaaggTAGGCATTGACTTTTGATCTTTTGTCATTTGCACCAAAGACAATTATCTCAGTTTTATCTTTGTTAAGCTGGAGGAAATTTTGTCTCATCCAGCTGTTTATCTGTTCAATGCATTGACGGAGATTGTCGATGGGACTATAGTCGTTTGGTGACAGGGCTATATAAATTTGAGTGTCATCCGCATAGTTGTGGTACccaattttgttgttttttagaaTGTGTCCTAATGGAAGCATGTAGAGATTGAATAGAAGAGGGCCCAGGATTGATCCTTGGGGAACTCCACATGTCATTTTAATTTGACTAGATACAAAATTGTAGTTTCTGTCCTGTAGATAGGATctaaaccaatttaagacagtgcctgaaagcccaaCCCAATTTACGAGTCTGTCTATTAAAATATTATGGTCTACAGTATCAAAAGCAGCACTAAGATCTAGTAAAACTAAAACTGAAATTTTTCCGGAATCTGTATTTAAACGGATGTCATTTAGGACTTTGATAAGGGCCGTTTCAGTGCTATGTAAGGGGCGAAAGCCTGATTGAAAGTTATCAAGTTATAGACGAGTTAATAACTTGTCtaatgccttcaattttattgCTAAAAAAGgatgcaaactcattgcatttatTAGTCGACAGGAGTTCCTGAGCAATTGAAGCTGGAGGATTTGTTAGCTTATCAACAGTGCTAAAAAGGATGCGTGCGTTATTGATGTTATTGTTTATGATCGTAGAGAAAAAGGATTCTCTGGCGCTtcttattactgtattatatatttgaagattctctttatagatatcataaTGGACCTGGAGATTTGATTTTCTCCATCTGCGCTCTGCTTTGTGACACTTCCTTTTTTGTTCCTTTACAGCTGGAGCAGTTCTCCAGGGAGCTTTTTGCTTGCCCGAGATGGATTTAACCCTAATCGGCGCAATAGCATCAATAGCTTTTTTGATTTTGGAGTTGAAATCCTGTAGACGGTCATTGACTGAGGTTGAAATAGGAGTCGTAGTGGGTGCCAGGGAGATGGCCTCCATAAACAGTGCATTAGTATTTTCATTGAAATGTCGCTTTGTAATTGTTTCCGATAGGATTTGAGTAACCGGAGAGATAGACATATCAAAGAATATGCAGGAATGGTCAGATAAGGCAATGTCAGTTACAATAACATTAAAAATGTTTAGACCTTTGGTGAAAATAAGGTCCAAAATGTGACCTCGATTATGAGTTGGATGTTTCACATGTTGTTGAAGGCCAAAAACATCCAACAAGGCCGAGAGTTCTTTGGCTCTCTTATCCTCTGATTTATCTATATGAATGTTAAAATCACCAGCAATAATTAAACTATCAAATTCAGTAGTAATAATAGAAAGAAATTCAGATAGTTCGTTGAAGAACATAGCAGAGTATTGAGGTGGTCTATATACAATTATTAAAAGTATTCGAGGGGAGCATTTAAAAATGACTGAAAGATATTCAAATGATAAAAATTATCCAAATGATATCTGCTTGCAATTAAAACTATCCCTGAAAAAGGTGGCGACTCCACCTCCTTTCCTGTGTGTTCTAACAACAGCCAGGCTTCTAAAATGAGGAGGGGCTGATTCAATAAGAATCGGTGCCTTGCTTTTTTTTCTAGCCACGTTTCAGTCACAAATAAAAAATCCAGTTCATGGGAACTAATCGAGTTGTTAATTAAAAATGACTTATTTGCCAGGGATCTAGCATTAAAAGGGCAAGCTTAAGTTGTTGAGTGGCTGGTCGCAGTACAGATTGTGAATAGCAGGGTACAGAGATTAAGTTAGAGACATTTATAGAAATCCTGTTAGAGGAGCGATCTGAGCTGTAGTTCATTTTTCTGTTATTGATGTGAACAGGGATTTTGAGAATGGAAAGTCCCAGCTTTATATGAATATGGGTAGTATCCCTCTGCGGTGGCGTGATGGGGGGATGGGTGTGGTTGATAGGGGTATCATCCCTCGGCGGCGTCGGGGTTtgggggtggggtaggggggggcagtgggtAGCACTGGAAGTGGGGCGCTGGATGCTGTAGATTGAAGAGCTGGGGGCTTTTTCGCTTGCATTGGGTATATTTGGTGTCTTTTCTCACCAGGTCCTCCATTTGAATTGTAAATTCCAAAAACGGGGAGTTGGGGAGGGGAACTGTGAAAGTGACTCCGTGGATGAGTCCACAGGCTGGGGCTGGGAGACCGTTAACGGTGTTGACTCGCAGGGCTGTGGGGAGGGGAACAGTGAAAGTGACTCCGTGGATGAGTCCACAGGCTGGGGCTGGGAGACCGGGGCTGGCTGTGGGGAGACTGAGAGGTCATCCACAGTGAGCAGTTCAGTCAGCTGTGAGTCATAAGACTGTGGTAAGGCTGAAGGTTCTTCCACAGTGCAAGGGGGCGATGATTTTTCGAAACCAATaaggcagggggggaggaaTTATCGAGGCAGAAGAGCGTGTTGTTTGTTAGAAGATTTCTCCTAACCTGTTTAGGTGGAGACCATCTCTTCTAAAAATATCTCTTTGCCTCCAAAAGATGTTAAAATTGTCAATGAAATTCAGCCCCTTGAGTTTGCACACTCCAGAAAGCAATGTGTTTAGCCCTAGAAGTCGGCTAAACTCATAGTCACCTCGGCCCACAGTAGGCACGGGTCCACTCATGAATGTTTCAATGTCTAGCTTTCCAAGTTTATTTGGAAAGCTAGATGTTTGCCCCCCAAAGAAAACAAGATGCCCTCCAGCTAAATAAGGTTGATGGTCAAATTCTGTTCTTCCACCAAGCCAGCTGAGGGGGTCATTATTCCTCACCATTGTTGTCTTGAGCCAGAGCCTCGAGGTTGACCTCCATGCTGATTCCTTTGACCAAAAGAACATTACTTTCTCCGTCATTACTTCCAAGACTGAAGGTCTGTACACTCAAATCTATAGGAAAATGTACAgagacaaaaggcaataaacaagTTGATTGTGATCCAGCAAGCCTTACCATAGCAGGACTAGGAACTCTAGGCTCTAATGCCTTGGTGGCACGTTTCATACCTACTACTGCAGTTTGGAGCGTCTTGTTGGTTCCGTCCTGGTTGGGTTCTACGAGGGAAGAAACCAGACCCTCAGAGATGTCCAGGATCACACTGCCTGTATCTGCGTCACCTTCACTGCTCACCGCTTTGGGCGAGTTAGAGTTAGCGCCTGACACTTCCTAGGGGCAAAAGGAAAGCGTTGCTATAGTTAGGCGACAACTTCTGGAAGGGAATTAACGGATTTAACAGACATAATATTTAAATGTACCATTGCTGCAGAAAAGCCGTTTtccaccatttgaaaaaaaagcaAAGACAACAAACTGCCGATGTCATTAGACTGTTTATTTTGTGTAACCCTGTTTTATGTTTGAAACCCATATCAGGTTATCTTTGAGAACGTCTAAAGAAAAAGACGCCACTCGTCTGTCTtgagagactgaaataactAACTATTGATCCGTACACTGACCGCTTCTGGCAGAAGGATGTTGGGATTATCCTTCAGCTGTTGGGCGATAGTTCCAAGAAAAGCCCTTTCTTTTGTTTGTCCCTGGAAAGGCAACACAAATCCATCCTCAGGTATTTTATTTCAGAAAATGTTTGCACTGTCTACCAGACTCTACATTTTGGAATAGTTTATGGTTTGTAGTTTATGGTTTATTTTTACTTGCCTCTGCAGGTATAATCTCATCAAGAACCTGCTGAATTCCTATTAGGTAATGGTTGAAgacaataatatattataaattacaataaataataatcaatgtTATACTGAATAACCTTTACATTGTCTAAGCCCCTAAAGTATCTTAATACAGATGGAACAGgacttttgtttgtttacatgattaTAATAAGAATTTGTTACAATAATCATTTAAATTAAGTGATATTTATTGTAGGTTTTACAATCAGCTTCATATCTGTCTACATCATAATTTCTTGGTAGCATCTTTGGTATGCTTATGCAAATGTTATTATGATTATCATGGCTGACCTTCATGTTTGTGAAAATGTAAGATGgcttatataatgtatatgaaTATTGTCTTACACTCATTGTAAGATAACTATCCCTCTCTTGTATTGTTGTTTTCATACTTGAAGAATTGCATTCCTGACTACAATATGTTTGATAAGTCGGTCTGCTAACTTTTGCAGAATGTGACACCAGGTTCCCAAATGACCCCCGTGGTGGGGAAGTAGCCACCAGGACAAGAGCAGTAGAAGGTCCCTGGTGCATTGGTACACACAGTATCAAGTCCACAAAAAACCTCAATCTCACTGCATTCATCGATGTCTGTGGAGAAGACAGGAGGTTTGACGACCCTGACCCGCTTTTGAATCAGGGCAGTACAATCACAACATTGTTGGACACAGAAAGATCAATCACACACCATTGCATGGATTTGCAGAGCTGGCGATCATATCTGAGAGGTCAACACAGTAACCTTGGTTACAGGTGCAGAAATGGGCCCCGATTGTGTTGTTACAAACGGCCTCAGGGCCACAGATGATGACGTCTTCCACACACTCATCAACATCTGTCCAAAGATAAAACATGTTTGACATAAATTATTTCACCACAACCATCCTTTGCTTTGTATATTTGCTGACTCTGTAAAATGTATCCTCCATTGGCTGGTTTGGATACACCCACTGTATTTGGTAACACAATCCACAGAATTTTTTATCAGACGAAATAGCACAAATCTACTGTGGGTGACTTAGAACAAGCAAGTGATGATACATTATGTGGTTATTTAGTCTCTAAAATAATACGTCATAGTTGACAAGTAAGAGAGCGATCTTGTTCGTCCAGTGAAAGCGAGTTGGGTCTAGAGCTGTAGAAACATGGCGGCTCTGTACAGAGACATAAAGCATATTAATCATGTACTCATTGGCTAGTTTGGGTACACCCACTGTATTCGGTATCATAATCCACACGATTATTATCCACATTAAGTAGACAACATTTTATAATTCTACTTTGAGTGATTTAGAACAAGCCATTGTATATTTCAGTTTTCACTTCATTCATAGTTTACTTAAAGATGAATGAATGGTAAAAATTAAACCAACAGCCTTTAAGCAGTATGTAGGATTAATTGGCATTCTAACGGTGAGGATGCCAATTAtatcccctcacctcccctcacccctccatccccaACGAACAAGCTACTTCCCACGGTGTGATGTCTATGACAACATTGAGTAGCCAAGTGTCAAGTTATGGGGTTCCTTGATAGATTGATCAAATGTATGATCTATTTAGTCTGTAATACTGTAGGTCATTGCTAACCAGTGAGAGAACGATTATGACTTAATATTTGTCTGTTATGGTTTAATGTGGAAACATGGCAGCTCATGAGGAGCATACATGAGGAGCAGCCCAACATGGCAGCTCCATGGAAGATGACCCACTTCCACAGAGCTGCCATGTTGCGCTGCTCCTCATGTAGATATAAAGGCTCGTTCAAAGGTAACGAAAACACAACAATCCTATTTTCATGGGATATACAATGATCAAAACTCGTCAATATTACTTTCCATTTCCGCCATCAGCCACTCAATTCTGCATACTGCAGCTCTAACCTTAACTATAGAGAACCCTGTGGTTCTCTAGCTCTCTGTTTCCCTGACTTCCCCAGTGCCTCAACAGCATCTTTCAAACCCACTGCTTGTGTGTTTAGCTCAAGGCCACAGCCCTGGAGCCCCCCCCTGTCTGTGATTAATTTACAGAAGTAAATCTGCAAGCTCAGAGCTGGGTGAGAGACGGCGGATACAAATAGAGTGCAGAGCGTGGAAATCCAAGATCAGAGTTGGGGCTGTGTTTGACGCCCTGGGCTGTCTGGGCGAACTGCAGTGAGCATCAGCCATTGTTGTTATTGGTATTTGACTATGTTTCACATTGGAATTGGCTTCTCAATTTGGAAAagaaaatcttttttttcaacATTACGATCAGTCCTAGTCAAATGTTTGAAGGTCTGATCGTCAACTTGAGAGCACTGTATGTTCCACAAAAAATCTTTGCGCATCATAAACCAATTGTATTTCATAATGTCGATCATATGGAATCAGTAACTGAACAACAACAATTTTTCATTTGATAACTCATGAGGGTG includes these proteins:
- the LOC115557030 gene encoding LOW QUALITY PROTEIN: adhesion G protein-coupled receptor E1-like (The sequence of the model RefSeq protein was modified relative to this genomic sequence to represent the inferred CDS: deleted 1 base in 1 codon) produces the protein MNVIRVLDAITSIHPGSCNGYTNLTDPWRNRAFTQYDYPGFPTDDNKLLNKWWRFTGIIILSVAQTPAAPLLNVPVPLWEAVFVSLDVDECVEDVIICGPEAVCNNTIGAHFCTCNQGYCVDLSDMIASSANPCNDIDECSEIEVFCGLDTVCTNAPGTFYCSCPGGYFPTTGVIWEPGVTFCKRIQQVLDEIIPAEGQTKERAFLGTIAQQLKDNPNILLPEAVSVRINSANSNSPKAVSSEGDADTGSVILDISEGLVSSLVEPNQDGTNKTLQTAVVDLSVQTFSLGSNDGESNVLLVKGISMEVNLEALAQDNNGSAAAAVLTLRDIDRLLIPGFFKTENKTEMNSDIITAFLPKTKHSNLSQPVNFTIQHKKVNRHTECAGLVTCVYWEGKDQTAVKVDASADKEAEASRWSVKGCWVTYSDENHTICSCSHLSTFALILQIGDPPPANPFLEWLNRVCVTIGLFFFALAIVTFLLCSWNAKINNTARLHLCISLASSHFLMLWMDRYVEAKVACKVMAGVLHFLILASFSWMLLEALQLFLLVRRLSKVQVIQRDGLPTPVLYLIGYGSPFVILGVSAVVFSDGYGATDSQVCWLSTERSFNWGLTGPVVALLGMNLVLFFATLVCLRPTLASMKSDVSQSNDTRLIVFKILAQSVILGCTWVLGLYQANLFFQVLFILLNSQQGTFLFIVHCLLNKEVRGEYIKWLSCLFRKSGSAGKAVSA